The DNA region AGCAGTCAGGATTACTTCACCCAATATCTGTTGCAACAGGGCATTGCCGTGTTCCAGTTGGATAATCGGGGTTCTGGCCATCACGGTCTGCGCTTTGAACAGGTGATCTATCAACACTTGGCGGTTGCCGAAGTGGCCGATCAAAAGCAAGGCGTTGATTATCTGCGGACTTTGCCATGGGTGGATGCTAACAAGATTGCCGTATATGGTCACAGTTATGGTGGTTACATGGCGCTGATGTGTAAGTTGAAGGCACCGGATTACTTCAAGGTGGCGATCAGCGGCGCACCAGTGACCGACTGGTCGCTGTACGATACCCACTACACTGAACGGTATCTGGGCAATCCCCATGATAATGCCGAAGGCTATCGCTTAAGCAGTGTGCTGCCATATATCGGCAGTTATCAAAGTGGTTTATTGATGTATCACGGCATGGCGGATGACAACGTGCTGTTTGAAAACAGCACTCGCGTATACAAGGCGTTGCAAGATGACGGTAAGCTGTTTGAAATGATCAACTATCCGGGCGCCAAGCATTCCATGCGTGGCAATAAGGTCAAAACGCATCTGTATAAATCGCTGACCGATTTTCTGGAGCGGCAGTTCAAGCGGCAATAACCACAAGGTCAGTCACCAAAAACGCCGCTACTGCGGCGTTTTTTGTACGTGGTTATGGGGCAGCAAGGCTTTTAACAGCAGCGGCCCCAACAAGGTGGTGGTTGCAATCACCAATACCAGTCCGGTAAAAATATCGGTGGTGATAATCTGTAATTGCAAGCCGAGTTGGGCAAATACCAGCCCAACTTCGCCGCGCGGGATCATGGCACAGCCCACTAACCACTTATCGCGCCACGGGCCTTGTACTGCCAAGCCCGCCAGTAGTTTACCTGCCAGTGCCAACAATACTATGCCAGCTAACCACAGTAAGTCGGTGCTGCTGAGTTGCAGTTGGCTGACATCAATACTAATGCCCACATAAACAAAAAATACTGGCGCAAACACCTCAGTGAGCGGTTGCATGGCATGTTCCAGCTTATTGGTGAAGGCAAACGGGTTTTGCAGATAACGTTGCCAAGGCCAGACAAACTGTCGCGATAATGCCAGGCCAGCAGAAAAACCACCGAGCAGCGCTGGCGCCCCCGCATGATGCGCCAGCCAGGCAAACAAACAGATCAGCGCCAGCATCACCACGGCTTCATAACCTTCATTGCGGGCATGACCACTGGCAAAACGTAGCAGATAGATCAACAAGCGGCCTAGCGGCGGGGCAAATACCAGAAATACCAACAAGGTCAGCACCAGTTTGAGCAGTGGCAGTGGCGCAAAGCCTGCGCCAGTGGCACTGCTAAACAGTAGACTCAGCAAGATCACCCCGGCGATATCATCCGCCACCGCCGCGCCGAGAATAATCTGGCTGCTGTGTTGCTGTTGTTGCCCGGCATCTTTCAACACTCGTAGCGAAATGCCAATACTGGTGGCGGTCAGCGCACAGCCGTAAAACAGTGCGGCAAACGGGGGCAGTGACAGCCAATAAAACGCTGCCAGTCCGGTGAACAACAGTGGTAAGACAATGCCACTTAAGGCGACCAGCAGAACCTGTGTCCCCGCATGATATAGCCGTTTGATGGAGGTCTCAGTGCCGATGCTGAACAACAGCAGAATGATCCCCAGCTCGGCAATATTGGCGAGTAATGGATTTGGCGCGAGCCAACCTAACACCGATGGCCCGAGCAATACTCCAGCGGCAATTTCACCGACCACTCCCGGCCAGCCAAAGCGCTGACAGGTTTCTCCCAGTAACCGGGACAGTAGCAAGATCAAAAACAACGCGATTAGCAGGTCATCTATCGGCACGTTTTGCCCCCGCTTTGATACACTTATTAACAGGGTTTTCGTTAGTCCCCTACCTATTGAGTAGAGTCCAATTTCTGCCTAAACACCAGTAGAAATACGGGAGAAATCAGATGGGTAAACTATTTATTGTCGAACCGCACGAATCTGCGCACACCGATGTCATCACCGAGGGGCTGCAACTGGCAAATATGTTGGGTAAAACTCCCGAAATTTTTGCCTACTGCTATGAGTATTTTTCAGGTGATCCGATCATCTATGAAGAGGTCAAACAACAACTGCTGCAACACAAGCAGCAGCAATTGATGGAACGCTTGCAGCAACTGGAGGCTGGCGATGTGCCCGTGCATGTGGTGTGGTGTAAATACCTGTATGAACATGCTTGTGAATATGCCGCCAATGAAGGCTTTGATCTGGTGGTGAAGGGCATCCACCCCAGCGAGCATATGCTGCCGACCGATTGGCAATTATTGCGTACCACTAAAGTGCCGGTGATGCTACTGACGCAGAATCCGTTACAACGGGGCAATAGCGTGTTGATGGCGCTGGATCTGGATACCGATAATCTGCACAAACAGCAATTAAATCGGCAGGTGCTGCAACATGCTAAAACCCTCGCTGCGGCCACCAGAGGCAAACTGCATCTTGCTTATATATTGCGGGTGCCCAGATTGATCCGCGATCTGGAAGTATTAAATATTCAGCAGTTGGTGAAGAATGCTTATCGGCGTCATCAACAACTACTCACCGAGATCGGCTTGCCCAAAGAACAGATCCACATTCTCAGCGGTGAGCCAGACTTGTGTCTGTATCAATTGGCTTGTCGGCTCAAGAGCGATTATCTGGTCATGGGGGCTCGGCAACGTCAGGGACTGATGGGCTGGATGCTTGGGAATACTGCCGAACAAATTTTACAGCGTAGCCGTAGTAATGTGTTGGTGATCCCAAGCAGTAGCTGATGTCAGTTTAAGGTCGGTGACGACTCAGTGCCAGCAGCGCTTCTGCTGCGGGGGTTAGTGGCAGGTTATTGCGCCAAATAAGTCCAATCTGCCAGAACAGCTCTTTTTCCATCGGCCGGAATACCAGTCGTGTTTTGTCGAGCTTGTTACAGATGGGTTCTGGCAAAATAGCTAGGCCCATGCCTTCTTCCACCATTGCGCCGAGAAAATCCCATTGACCACTGCGAAAGGCGATGTTGAGGGTAACTCCGGCTTCTTTCGTCAGGCGGGCAAACAACTTGGCCAGCGAGAAATCTTCGTTGTACAGAATGAACGGATATTGCGCCAGATCCTGCCAGTTAATGCGCTCTTTTGCCGTCAAGGGGTGCTCATTCGGCAGGCATACTTTGAGTGGATATCCCTGTAGCGGTGACGCTGAAAGCTGTTCAGAATTGGTCACGGGTAGGGCGGTAAACGCGATGTCCAGTGAGTCGGCCAGCAGCGCTTGCTCGCAACCAAAACCGCCGTATTCCTGCATATGCAATTCAACACCGGGATAGGTCTGACGGAACTTGGTCAGCAGATCTATCGTCAGCGTGCTCATCATCGGACATACGCCCAAACGTAGATGGCCTGACTTCAACCCCGATAGATTTGCCAGATCCTGTTCCATTCGATGCCATTGCCCGATGATCTGGCTGGCACTGGCGTGAAAGATCTGCCCGGCCTGGGTCAGCTCCACTTTCTGGTTGCTACGGATCAACAACTGCTGATCCAGGGTTTCTTCCAGTCGCTGGATCATTTTGCTCAGTGTTGGCTGGGTCAGATACAGCTGTTCAGCGGCGCGGGTAAAGTTGCCGATCTCCACCAGTCGTAAAAAGCAATGCAATGTCTTGATTGGGATATTCATTCTTCTATGGAATCCTACCTATGGAATTAATTCATTTTACCTATAGCTGTTCTAATACTAAAGTCGTATACAGATAAAGAACAGAGGAATTTGCCATGAAATCCGCACAGTGTGGTTGGGTAAGCGCCCTTTACGAAGCTGCGACTACTGCAGTCCCTGAAACCAAGGCTAAAACCGCCAAGGTCAATAACCAGGGTTCGTGGAAAGGCAGTTTCCATTTCCACAAAAAAGCTAAAGCAGCTTAATCCATCCAGTTACAAAAGCCCAGAATCGCTCGCCTATCGCGGGCGATTTTTTTAGCCACTCTAATCTATAAATTCTTTTACGTAATATATTCTTAATTATTAAAACTGTATTGTGTCTTGAGATAGCTGGGGAGATCCCATATGCTGGAAACACCATGAGGATTCAGACGAACTCAACTCAGGGAGAGTAGTAATGTCCAAACTCAAGTTTCAGGCACAAGCCAAACGCCAGTTGCACGTCGGCGCTAACACCTACCTGTATTATTCTGTTACCGATGGCCCGCTAGCGGCTTATCACGATGTCGCGAGGCTACCCGTTAGCAGCAAAATCCTATTGGAAAACATTTTGCGACATCTGCATACCGAACATTGTGAGCTGACGGCATTGGAAGCTGTCGCCAACAGTCATGGCAAGGGCAGCTCCCAGGAGATTGCTTATCATCCAGCGCGAGTATTGATGCAGGATTTCACTGGCGTGCCGGCTATTGTCGATCTGGCGGCAATGCGCGCGGCCTTGGTGGCCCGTGGTGGCGATCCGCAAAAAATCAATCCTCTGTCGAAAGTGGACTTGGTGATTGACCATTCCGTCAGTATTGAAAAGTTTGCCAGCAGCAGCGCCTATCAGGAGAACGTCGCAATTGAGATGCAACGCAATCAAGAGCGCTATCAATTTCTGAAATGGGGCCAAGGTGCTTTTGATAATTTTTCGGTAGTACCGCCGGGCACCGGCATCTGCCATCAGGTGAATCTGGAATATCTGGCGAAAGGTGTCTGGAGCCAGACAACCGATGCTGGCACCCTGGTTTATCCTGATACGCTGGTGGGCACGGATAGTCACACCACTATGATCAATGCGCTTGGCGTTTTGGGCTGGGGCGTGGGGGGATTGAAGCCGAAGCCGCGATGCTGGGACAGCCGATCTCCATGCAGTTGCCGGATGTGGTGGGGTTTGAACTTAAAGGCAAACTTAATGAAGGCATTACCGCTACCGACTTAGTGTTACGTGTGGTGCAGATGCTGCGTCAACACGGGGTAGTGGGTAAGTTTGTCGAGTTCTATGGTGACGGTCTGGATCAACTTCCACTGGCGGATCGGGCAACCATTGCCAATATGGCGCCAGAATATGGTGCCACCTGTGGTTTCTTCCCTGTTGATGCTAACACCTTGGAATATCTGCGTTTAAGCGGTCGCGATGAAACCACCATTGCCTTGGTGGAAGCCTATACCAAAGCGCAGGGATTGTGGCGTGAAAGCGGGGCGCCAGCACCGCAGTTCTCGGCAACTTTGAGTCTGGATCTGGCATCGGTTGACCCAAGCCTGGCGGGGCCGAAACGGCCGCAGGATCGGGTGCCATTATCGGCCATGAAACAGGCCGCCGAAGATGCCATTAAACTTTCTGGGCGTGATGATCTGTCACAGCCCTTTACCTTAGCAGGCACTGATTTGCCGATGCACCACGGTGATGTGGTGATTGCTGCCATCACCTCCTGTACCAACACCTCTAATCCGGCGGTAATGCTGGCGGCCGGGTTACTGGCGCAAAAGCTCTCGCGAAAGGTTTGACACGTAAACCTTGGGTGAAATCATCATTAGCTCCTGGCTCCAAAGTGGTGACTCAGTATCTGGCAAAAGCGGGACTGCAACCGGCACTGGATGCGCTGGGCTTCAATCTGGTGGGTTATGGCTGTACCACCTGTATCGGTAACTCGGGGCCGCTGCCGGAGAAGGTGACTCAGGCGGTCAGCGAGCAGAAAATTCATGTATCTTCAGTGTTGTCTGGCAATCGCAACTTTGAAGGCCGTATTCATCCGCTAGTGGAATCCAACTGGTTGTGTTCGCCGCCACTGGTGGTGGCATTTGCGCTGGCGGGTACCACCCGCATTGATCTGTCGCAGGAAGCTATCGGCCAGGATCCTGCGGGTAATCCGGTGTACCTCAAAGATATCTGGCCATCGAATGCCGAGATTGCGGCATTGCTGGCAGATATCACTCGGCAACAGTTCCGCGAGCAATACGCCGATGTGTTCCATGGTGATGATAATTGGCGCGCGATTGATGCCGGGGCTGGCAGTACCTACCAGTTTGATGTGAATTCCACCTATATTCAGCAGCCGCCGTTTTTTGACGCCGCATATGCCGGTAATCGGGCCGATATTAACGGTGCCGCTATTCTGGCGCTGCTAGGGGATTCAGTGACCACAGATCATATCTCCCCGCGGGCGTGATCCCTAAGGACAGTCCGGCGGCGCAGTATTTGCGCAGTCACGGTGTCGCGGAGCAGGACTTTAACTCCTACGGTTCTCGCCGTGGTAATCATGAAGTGATGATGCGCGGCACTTTTGGCAATATTCGTATCCGCAACGAGATGGTGCCTGGGCACACAGGTGGGGTAACCCGCATGAGTGGTGAGCAGCAAGTGCGGTTTATCTACGATGCGGCTATGGCTTACCAACAAGCGCAAATACCCACAGTGGTAGTTGCCGGTAAAGAGTATGGCACCGGCTCTAGCCGTGACTGGGCTGCCAAAGGCACCTTGCTGTTGGGGGTAAAAGCGGTAATCGTCGAAAGTTTTGAGCGTATTCACCGCTCCAATCTGGTGGGCATGGGGGTATTGCCATTGCAGTTTAAAGACGGTGACAACCGCCAGTCGCTGCAACTCAGTGGCGATGAACATTTCGATATTCTCGGCTTGGCAGAACCGCTTAAACCCAATCAGGATATCCAGGCGGTAATTCACTATGCCGCTGGCAGCAGCAAGCAGATCAGTTTGTTGTGTCGTCTGGATACCGAGATGGAAATCGCTTATTACCATGCTGGCGGCGTGCTGACCTATGTATTGAATCGGTTGGCGCAACCGTAACAACGTGAGACATAAGAAAATGGCGCGGTGATAGCGCCATTTTTTATGCAAGAAGCTAAATGCTAGGACTCATTGCCGCAGACGGCGTTCACCTTGCAATGGCAGTCTCACCACAAATTCAGTGCCTTCGCCGACTTTGCTGTTGACACTGATTTTACCGTGCTGTTTTTGGATGATGCTGTAAGACAGTGACAGTCCTAAGCCAGTGCCGCTACCAACGGGTTTAGTGGTATAAAAGGGTTCAAATATCTTATGGAGGTTTTGCGGCTCAATACCACAGCCGTTATCCTTGATGCGGATTTCCATGCCTTGATCTTGCGGCATGGTATGGATGGAGATCCAGATATCACCATCGCCTTCAATCGCTTGCGCTGCGTTCATTAACAGGTTCATAAATACCTGATTTAACTGCATTGGTTGGCAATAAAGCAGTGGTAACCCTTCTTGATAATCCTTGTGCAGTTGTATCCGGTACTTCAACTGGTTATGGATAATTTTCAGGGTGTTTTCCATCCCATCAATCAGATCAGCATACTGCCAATCACTGTTATCCACATGGGAGAAGGATTTCAGACTGTTGACTATGGTGGCCACGCGGTTGACACCATCGAGGGATTCTTCCAGTAACTCTTTGATATCTTCACGAATAAAACCGAACTGCTGTTGTTCCATCAATTGCTGCAACTGTTGCCGTTGCTGTTCATTGAGCAGACTTTCGCTATCGTGAATTATGCTCAGTAACCGGCCAACATAGTCTTGCAGGCTTTGCAGGTTTGAGCTGATAAAACCGATAGGATTGTTAATCTCATGGGCAATGCCGGCAGCCAGTTGGCCGATGGACGCCATTTTTTCGGCCTGTACCAGCTGGCCTCTGGCGGTTTCCAGCTTGTCCAGCAATTGCTGTTGCTGTTCATGTTCAGCGGCCAGTTCCTGCGCCATCTTCTGTTTCGCCTGCGTATAACTGCTCCCCGCATCCAGCAGCAGGCATAGCGTTTTGACCTCACCATCATTGATGGACAGCGGGACTATCTCCATATGCAGTATTGCATAGACCCCAGGTACTGTCGTGTCGGTTTCAGGGATAAACTCAAATGTTTCTGGTGGATGGATGTCAGATGGAAAGGTGTCACCGGTGCGGCCAGCAACATTGTCCAGATGCTGCTGTAACAAAGGTGCCTGTGCTTGGCATAGCTGTAATAGTGAGGCGCCTAGACGGATTTCCGCCGGCAGTTGCAGTTCTTTGATGAAGCGCAGATTGATGTAAAGGATGCGGTATTTGCGGTCAACAATGCAGATCCCTAATGGCAGTTTATCCAGCAGTGACGCCAGCGAATGATTATTCATAGTTGCTCCTGCCTGTTGCCGTTGCTAACGGCTTCAGGCATTGGCTGATTTGGCTTTGTCAGCGGATTCCAGTTGCAGCCGTAGCACGGTTTTGTGCTTGGTCTGGTATTCCCGCAGTTTGTCCAGCGATTGTTGGGTCAACACATGGCCTTTGGGCAGTAACAGCATCTGATTACGATTGTACAAATTATGGCTTAATTGCATCCCAGGTTGCAGTTGATCTATGGTCACGCCTTGCACGTCATCGACGGTAGGGTTATCCAGTTGTTGCTGCCGCAGCAGTGTTTCCATGGTGCCGATAAGTTGGGGATCGTAAACCGAGCCTTGTTGCCGTTGCAGCCATGCAATGGCTTCTTCATGCGTATGTACGTTTTCACTGAGGCGCTTGAACATCAGCGCCCAGAAGTCGCGGGCAACCGCCAATATGCGTGAGCCTAAAGGAATGTTCTGCCCGCTCTGCATATCAGGTACCCCAGTTCCATTATAGTGCTCATATTGATGCAGGATGATCTCAACCATAGGTTGCAGGTGCAGCGCGGGAGCCATAATCTCTTCGGCGAGTTGTGGGTGAAACAGGTACAGCCGATGATCGGTAGATCCCAGCGTGTGAAAGGGTTTATCCAGCAAAGAAGCATTGAAACCGAGCTTGCCTACCTCACTGTACAACCCTGCATTGCTGATCAACTGTTGTTGTTCATGGCTTAAGCCCAATGCCTGTGCCAGATCGCCACAGGTTTGGCTAACACGCCGGGCATAGTCGCCACTCAGGTAAGGATTGATGGAGATGATGTTATACAACAACTGCAAAATGGCATCGTTTTCACTTTCTCTTTGCGCCAGCAAAGACTTTAACTGTTGCAGGCTTTGCCGCAGTTGCCGAGTACGTTGCTGCACCTGTTCTTCTAGCGACAGATTCAGTTGTTTCAGTTGCTTATTTTGTTGCTCAACTTGGGCGGTCAGCTGTTTGTTGGCTTGCAGTAAACGGTGGTAATCCAGCCCCTCATCTACGGCGGCTAGCAGTTCGGCATTATCCCAGGGTTTCTGGATGTAGCGGTGGATCCGGCCAATATTGACGGCGGCAATAGTTGATGCCAAATCGGCGTAGCCCGTCATTAGAATACGGTAAGCATTGGGTTGCAGCTTGGCGGCCTGTTGCAGAAATTCAGCACCGTTCATTTGCGGCATGCGCATATCACAGATAATAATTTCCACGGTATGCTGCTGCATCAGTGCCAGTGCGGTCTCACCACTTTCGGCCAACAGCAGGGTGCAGGGTTGACCCAGGAATAACCTTTGCAGTGCTTTAAGGATACAGGGTTCATCGTCAACACACAGAATGGTCGCTGGGGCATCATCAGCCAGTTCTATCATCAGCAGGCTCCTTACTCCCGGTCGCTGGTACACATGTTTGTTGCCAGTTAAATTTATGATCTAAAATGAATACTAGCAAGTTGGTCAGGCGCTGATAAAACTAAAGTGTGATATGAGCATCTGACAATATAGGCGACAGATAGTGTCGTAACCTTTATGGTAGTCGAGTGACTTACGCTGCAGGAGGGAAACCGCACATGAGTCAACTCAAAGTCGTTTTTATCGACGATGATATGCTGATGCTCAAAGCATTGCTGCGGGTGGCCAGACGGTTGCGACCCGAGTGGGATTTTATTCTGTGTGATCAGCCTAGCCGTTGGTTGGAATTCTGTAGTGCTGGCGGCCAAGAGCTGAGCGCTGATATTGTGATCAGTGACTACGTGATGCCCGGCATTAACGGCAATCAGATCCTCCAACAGGCCAGCCATAAATTGCCGGTGGCCATTCGCGTGTTACTGACGGCAGATGCCTCTTCCGAGGTGTTCCAGCAGTTAGAGTCTTATAGCCATTTTGTGTTCTCCAAACCGTTTCGTGAAGCGGATCTGGAACATCTGTTCAATTGTGCGGAACGGTTGCAGAAACTGCCGTTTACGCTGGAGGATCGACGGCGGGTAGGGCGCATCAATCAGTTGCCAATTATGCCGCAACTGATCATGCAGCTGCGGCAGGTGCTGGCCGATCCAGAATCAGATCTCAGTGATTGTGCTGAACTGGTGGTGCATGACCCGGTGGTCAGTGGCAAGCTGATCCAAAGTGCTAACTCGGCGTTGCTGGGCTATACGCGCCAGACCTCCTCATTGCAAGAAGCCATTGTGCGTCTGGGCGCCAAACTGACAGAATCGATCATCACCACTTTGCTGATAGGTGAAGATATCAAACATCGTTTGCCAGCATCGGTGCACAACCATATCAATGATCAGGCGTTTATCCATGCCAACTACTGTCGCCGTTTGGCACAGTATGCCGGTATGTCGGTGGGGCAACGGGACATGTTGTTTTCGGCGGCCTTGCTCAGTGCTATCGGTCAGCTGTTGCTGGAAACCTTGAAACTGACCGCAACCGAAGAACTGCCCGAAAGCCGCAGTGACTTTGAAGACTCCACCCTGCTGAGTGCTTATATTCTGACGTTATGGGGCTATCCACAGGCGTTTTGCCAGACGTTAATGATGCAGGATCTGCCCACCAATGAAGATTCTGAAGAAGGAAAAATGGCCTTCATGCTGTTTTTGGGAAAACGACTGATGCTGGATGGTGCCAAAGCCGCCGAGGTGCTGTTGGCGATGATTGAAAGCAAGGAGGTTGCCGAGGGATTCAGTCGCCTTTGTCAGGAGCTGGGTTACTGAAATGGCGCTGACAGGCAGAATCGTTGCGTAAAAGCGTTTGCCAATATGGTAAAGTGTCGCCTTTTCTCAGGTGA from Shewanella dokdonensis includes:
- a CDS encoding HDOD domain-containing protein, whose translation is MSQLKVVFIDDDMLMLKALLRVARRLRPEWDFILCDQPSRWLEFCSAGGQELSADIVISDYVMPGINGNQILQQASHKLPVAIRVLLTADASSEVFQQLESYSHFVFSKPFREADLEHLFNCAERLQKLPFTLEDRRRVGRINQLPIMPQLIMQLRQVLADPESDLSDCAELVVHDPVVSGKLIQSANSALLGYTRQTSSLQEAIVRLGAKLTESIITTLLIGEDIKHRLPASVHNHINDQAFIHANYCRRLAQYAGMSVGQRDMLFSAALLSAIGQLLLETLKLTATEELPESRSDFEDSTLLSAYILTLWGYPQAFCQTLMMQDLPTNEDSEEGKMAFMLFLGKRLMLDGAKAAEVLLAMIESKEVAEGFSRLCQELGY
- a CDS encoding HD domain-containing phosphohydrolase encodes the protein MIELADDAPATILCVDDEPCILKALQRLFLGQPCTLLLAESGETALALMQQHTVEIIICDMRMPQMNGAEFLQQAAKLQPNAYRILMTGYADLASTIAAVNIGRIHRYIQKPWDNAELLAAVDEGLDYHRLLQANKQLTAQVEQQNKQLKQLNLSLEEQVQQRTRQLRQSLQQLKSLLAQRESENDAILQLLYNIISINPYLSGDYARRVSQTCGDLAQALGLSHEQQQLISNAGLYSEVGKLGFNASLLDKPFHTLGSTDHRLYLFHPQLAEEIMAPALHLQPMVEIILHQYEHYNGTGVPDMQSGQNIPLGSRILAVARDFWALMFKRLSENVHTHEEAIAWLQRQQGSVYDPQLIGTMETLLRQQQLDNPTVDDVQGVTIDQLQPGMQLSHNLYNRNQMLLLPKGHVLTQQSLDKLREYQTKHKTVLRLQLESADKAKSANA
- a CDS encoding sensor histidine kinase; translation: MNNHSLASLLDKLPLGICIVDRKYRILYINLRFIKELQLPAEIRLGASLLQLCQAQAPLLQQHLDNVAGRTGDTFPSDIHPPETFEFIPETDTTVPGVYAILHMEIVPLSINDGEVKTLCLLLDAGSSYTQAKQKMAQELAAEHEQQQQLLDKLETARGQLVQAEKMASIGQLAAGIAHEINNPIGFISSNLQSLQDYVGRLLSIIHDSESLLNEQQRQQLQQLMEQQQFGFIREDIKELLEESLDGVNRVATIVNSLKSFSHVDNSDWQYADLIDGMENTLKIIHNQLKYRIQLHKDYQEGLPLLYCQPMQLNQVFMNLLMNAAQAIEGDGDIWISIHTMPQDQGMEIRIKDNGCGIEPQNLHKIFEPFYTTKPVGSGTGLGLSLSYSIIQKQHGKISVNSKVGEGTEFVVRLPLQGERRLRQ
- a CDS encoding cation:proton antiporter, coding for MPIDDLLIALFLILLLSRLLGETCQRFGWPGVVGEIAAGVLLGPSVLGWLAPNPLLANIAELGIILLLFSIGTETSIKRLYHAGTQVLLVALSGIVLPLLFTGLAAFYWLSLPPFAALFYGCALTATSIGISLRVLKDAGQQQQHSSQIILGAAVADDIAGVILLSLLFSSATGAGFAPLPLLKLVLTLLVFLVFAPPLGRLLIYLLRFASGHARNEGYEAVVMLALICLFAWLAHHAGAPALLGGFSAGLALSRQFVWPWQRYLQNPFAFTNKLEHAMQPLTEVFAPVFFVYVGISIDVSQLQLSSTDLLWLAGIVLLALAGKLLAGLAVQGPWRDKWLVGCAMIPRGEVGLVFAQLGLQLQIITTDIFTGLVLVIATTTLLGPLLLKALLPHNHVQKTPQ
- a CDS encoding LysR family transcriptional regulator, which codes for MNIPIKTLHCFLRLVEIGNFTRAAEQLYLTQPTLSKMIQRLEETLDQQLLIRSNQKVELTQAGQIFHASASQIIGQWHRMEQDLANLSGLKSGHLRLGVCPMMSTLTIDLLTKFRQTYPGVELHMQEYGGFGCEQALLADSLDIAFTALPVTNSEQLSASPLQGYPLKVCLPNEHPLTAKERINWQDLAQYPFILYNEDFSLAKLFARLTKEAGVTLNIAFRSGQWDFLGAMVEEGMGLAILPEPICNKLDKTRLVFRPMEKELFWQIGLIWRNNLPLTPAAEALLALSRHRP
- a CDS encoding universal stress protein, with amino-acid sequence MGKLFIVEPHESAHTDVITEGLQLANMLGKTPEIFAYCYEYFSGDPIIYEEVKQQLLQHKQQQLMERLQQLEAGDVPVHVVWCKYLYEHACEYAANEGFDLVVKGIHPSEHMLPTDWQLLRTTKVPVMLLTQNPLQRGNSVLMALDLDTDNLHKQQLNRQVLQHAKTLAAATRGKLHLAYILRVPRLIRDLEVLNIQQLVKNAYRRHQQLLTEIGLPKEQIHILSGEPDLCLYQLACRLKSDYLVMGARQRQGLMGWMLGNTAEQILQRSRSNVLVIPSSS